One part of the Theropithecus gelada isolate Dixy chromosome 5, Tgel_1.0, whole genome shotgun sequence genome encodes these proteins:
- the MRFAP1L1 gene encoding MORF4 family-associated protein 1-like 1, with amino-acid sequence MRPLDIDEVEAPEEVEVLEPEEDFEQFLLPVINEMREDIASLIREHGRAYLRTRSKLWEMDNMLIQIKTQVEASEESALNHVQHPSGEADERVSELCEKAEEKAKEIAKMAEMLVELVWRIERSESS; translated from the coding sequence ATGCGGCCCCTGGACATAGACGAGGTGGAAGCGCCTGAGGAAGTGGAGGTGCTGGAGCCGGAGGAGGATTTCGAGCAGTTCCTGCTCCCGGTCATCAACGAGATGCGCGAGGACATCGCGTCTCTTATACGCGAGCACGGGCGGGCGTACCTGCGAACCAGGAGCAAGCTGTGGGAGATGGACAATATGCTCATCCAGATCAAAACGCAGGTAGAGGCCTCGGAGGAGAGCGCGCTCAATCACGTGCAGCACCCGAGTGGCGAAGCCGACGAGAGAGTGTCGGAGTTGTGCGAGAAGGCTGAGGAGAAGGCCAAGGAGATTGCGAAGATGGCAGAGATGCTGGTCGAGCTCGTCTGGCGAATAGAGAGAAGCGAGTCTTCTTGA